In Lathyrus oleraceus cultivar Zhongwan6 chromosome 2, CAAS_Psat_ZW6_1.0, whole genome shotgun sequence, the DNA window TTCAGACAATAGCCCTATCTTAACTCACTATGACCATGGTCAACAAAACCGTAGAAGTTATGCGTTCAGGTTCGAAAACTGTTGGTTGCAAGAAGAAAGATTTGAGGAAATTATTCAAAATGGGTGGAGGCATGGTGAGAATCACAACATCATGCACCGTATTGTATTGTGTGCAGAAGAATTGGAAAAATGGAATATATTTCTACATAGAAATAAGAAAGAGGAGCTGGAGAGACACAAGGATACTATGGAAAGGTGTCGTTGGAACCATGATTTGGATTCTACGTCTCGGTTCTTCGAAGCCCAAAGGGATCATAACAAGGCGCTTATTAGGGAGGATATTTATTGGAAGATAAGAGCTAAGATGAATTGGTTACGAGATGGGGACCTCAATACAAAGTTCCTTCATTTATCTGCTACTGCTAGGAAGAATTTTCAAAAATTCGATATGCTCATGCAGGAAGGTGGGGGAGAAGTGTGAAAGTATGCGGGTATGTGTGATATTGCAAAAAGCTACTTTGAAGATCTCTTTGCAACCAAAATAAGTGAGTCTGATCCAATTCTTAGCCTTTCATTCTAGG includes these proteins:
- the LOC127122532 gene encoding uncharacterized protein LOC127122532 translates to MVEEILDRALATPYWMDLFPNVKLVNFIASHSDNSPILTHYDHGQQNRRSYAFRFENCWLQEERFEEIIQNGWRHGENHNIMHRIVLCAEELEKWNIFLHRNKKEELERHKDTMERCRWNHDLDSTSRFFEAQRDHNKALIREDIYWKIRAKMNWLRDGDLNTKFLHLSATARKNFQKFDMLMQEGGGEV